A genomic stretch from Arachis stenosperma cultivar V10309 chromosome 3, arast.V10309.gnm1.PFL2, whole genome shotgun sequence includes:
- the LOC130966830 gene encoding uncharacterized protein LOC130966830 — protein MDIFGKPKAIVYIVEFQKRGLPYCYILFFIQPNEKPRSSDDIDHHISTEIPNEHLQPKIHRLVQKFMVHGPCGVINRSSSCMVNEKCSKFYPMVFHEKTAIDSAGFPKYKCSDNGHTTSKKNVNIDNWFIVPYNVTLLLKYGCHINVEYTFQTSAIKYLFKYVHKGNDCITTSFFLSHGSDDSAVTVNEIQNYYDCRYIYACEASWRLFGFEIQFKKPNVIRLPFHLPNEQNVLYEDHQLIENVIETAISKDSMLIGWLKANKDFDAARTLNYAEMPLCFVWDKQGHIWKPFKEACYALGLLQDDRKFIDAINEASSWASPNYIRRLFAMLLMSNNMVRPDIVWEQCWQHCADDTMFDRRHNLGEHYGEVVCDVNLFYYGFKFRAFTDEIKSTTLAKIEKLLQLNGRTLKEFIDLPFSNLVDSIESPDTVYFDELNFNKIELASISIDLFSFLNRDQRVAYDTIFNAVSHGIGGFLFVYGCGGTGKTFLWNALSASIRSKGHIVLNVPSSGIAALLLPNGQTTHSRFKVPLSVNQDSILLDKCLKDVLRFDHGYNPNAPFGEKFVVLGGDFCQILPVIPRGSREEIVHACDELFGDSTDGESVIRIQDNLLLDIESLGLHDLVLFVYPDILLRTSSVDYFKDMSILAPTLDVVTEVNNHVMSLIPGNEKVYLGSNTLLNEDGHLESELYTMSTELVLKIDVPVMLLRNIDQSNGLCNDTRMQVRRFGDHVIECVILAGRNIGEVAFIPG, from the exons ATGGATATATTTGGAAAGCCAAAAGCAA TTGTCTACATAGTTGAATTCCAGAAGCGTGGCCTTCCCTACTGTTacattttgttttttattcaGCCAAATGAGAAGCCTCGATCCTCCGATGATATTGACCATCATATCTCAACTGAGATACCTAACGAACACCTGCAACCTAAGATACACAGATTAGTCCAAAAGTTCATGGTTCATGGACCCTGTGGGGTTATAAATAGGAGCAGCTCATGTATGGTTAACGAAAAGTGTTCCAAGTTCTATCCAATGGTCTTCCATGAGAAAACAGCCATAGACAGTGCAGGTTTCCCAAAGTATAAATGTTCGGATAATGGCCATACAACGAGCAAGAAAAATGTTAACATTGACAATTGGTTCATTGTTCCCTATAATGTGACGTTGCTTCTTAAGTATGGTTGTCACATAAATGTTGAGTACACTTTCCAGACGTCAGCTATAAAGTATTTGTTTAAGTACGTGCACAAAGGTAATGACTGTATCACAACTTCGTTTTTCCTATCACATGGTTCAGATGATTCAGCTGTTACTGTGaatgaaatccaaaattacTACGATTGCCGATATATATATGCCTGCGAGGCATCCTGGAGGCTATTTGGGTTTGAGATTCAGTTCAAAAAGCCTAACGTCATACGCCTTCCATTCCACTTGCCGAATGAACAGAATGTTTTGTACGAAGATCATCAGCTTATTGAAAATGTAATCGAGACTGCAATTTCAAAGGATAGTATGTTAATTGGATGGTTGAAGGCTaacaaggattttgatgctgCCCGTACCCTTAACTACGCGGAGATGCCGTTGTGTTTTGTTTGGGATAAGCAGGGGCATATATGGAAGCC ATTTAAAGAAGCCTGTTATGCTCTCGGGCTGTTACAAGATGACAGAAAATTTATTGATGCAATTAATGAAGCCAGTTCGTGGGCTTCACCAAATTATATCAGGAGGTTGTTTGCAATGCTTTTGATGTCAAATAACATGGTCCGCCCCGACATAGTCTGGGAACAATGTTGGCAACATTGTGCAGATGACACGATGTTTGATAGGAGACATAATTTAGGTGAA CACTATGGCGAAGTAGTTTGTGATGTTAACCTCTTCTATTATGGGTTTAAATTTCGAGCATTCACTGATGAGATCAAGTCCACCACTCTTgccaaaattgaaaaattattgCAGCTGAATGGTAGGACGCTTAAAGAATTTATTGACTTGCCGTTTTCGAATTTGGtggattccattgaatctcctgACACAGTCTACTTTGATGAGCTCAATTTCAATAAGATCGAGTTGGCAAGTATTTCTATTgatttattttccttcttgaatCGAGACCAGCGTGTCGCGTATGACACAATATTCAATGCAGTCAGTCATGGCATAGGTggttttttatttgtttatggaTGTGGTGGAACTGGAAAGACTTTTCTATGGAATGCGCTTTCCGCTTCAATAAGGTCGAAAGGTCATATTGTTCTAAACGTGCCATCCAGTGGCATTGCAGCGCTATTGTTGCCTAATGGGCAAACTACTCATTCACGCTTTAAAGTTCCACTCAGTGTTAACCAAGATTCCATTT TGCTCGACAAGTGCCTTAAGGATGTTCTTCGTTTTGATCATGGATATAATCCTAATGCTCCATTTGGTGAAAAATTTGTTGTTCTGGGAGGTGATTTCTGTCAGATATTGCCTGTGATTCCTCGTGGTTCCCGGGAAGAGATTGTTCATGCGT GCGACGAGTTATTCGGAGACAGTACTGATGGCGAATCGGTGATTAGAATACAAGACAACTTGCTATTGGATATTGAGTCTCTGGGTCTCCACGATTTGGTGTTGTTTGTTTATCCTGACATTTTACTCCGTACCTCTAGTGTGGATTATTTTAAGGACATGAGTATATTGGCACCAACACTTGATGTTGTGACTGAAGTTAATAATCATGTGATGTCTTTGATCCCTGGCAATGAAAAGGTTTACCTGGGCTCTAACACACTGCTTAATGAAGATGGTCACTTAGAATCTGAATTATACACAATGAGCACAGA GTTAGTTCTTAAAATTGATGTTCCTGTCATGCTTCTTCGCAATATTGACCAATCTAATGGACTATGCAACGATACGCGAATGCAAGTTAGGCGATTTGGTGATCATGTCATTGAGTGCGTCATATTAGCAGGTCGTAATATTGGTGAAGTTGCCTTTATCCCAGGATAA